In Ovis canadensis isolate MfBH-ARS-UI-01 breed Bighorn chromosome 15, ARS-UI_OviCan_v2, whole genome shotgun sequence, the genomic stretch AATGTTTaagagatttgttgttgttgtctagtcgctaagttgtgtccgactcttttttgaccccatagactgtatagcccaccaggttcctctgttcatgggattcaccaggcaagaatactggagtgagttgccatttctttctccagggaatattcctgacccaggagtggaacccatgactcttgcattgccaggcagattctttaccactaagctactaGGGAAGTATTTAGGAGATTAGCTTCagattaaataaacatttcaaagttggaaaataaatgaataaaataacatTATCCATGAGATGCCTATGGAATTGAAAGTATGTATAAATAGATAACAACATGTTGGAGAAATAGTCAAACTAACCTTTGACTACATCCATAAGTAAGTTGTATAGTTAATTTGATGATAAAATTGTGCAAAAATGGATATACTTAATGGAAATTATCTTGGCTGGCTTTTAAAGGAAAATCAGAAGTCTTAAATGAgctcaaaatatattttggacaataactttatttttacaataaattTATGTCCACTATAGATTAATTTGAATTAATGTACCCCATATTATGCTTAAGAATTTCCTGTTTGCTAAATTGTTTGCTAAATTGTTTCAATAATTTATCTACATGTCCTCTAAAACATATGCAATCCAGAAATACAGTTGCTTCATCTCTGAACCATTAAAATATTATACAGGAGATTTGAAAACATAGATATCTCTAACATGGTTGCCATATTTATTAATAGAGGATTATATTACTGTTGAAATATAagtaattatcattattattattttttttcattaggaAGTATAGTGTAGTTTTTAATAGCACAAGTTCTAAAGTGTCATTTTCTGATTCTCAGTGTAATCTCTTCCAGATGTTATGACCTATAGTAATTTATAATAACCTCtgaatttctctttgttttatctGTAATAAAAATATCTCTCTCAAGTTTATCATAGGTTCAAATGAAATAATCTTTGTAAAATACCTATAACATTATATAGAACACTATCTTAGATTCACACAATATTGTATACCTGAACAACCCTATAAAAGATCAAAGACTAGATTAAGGACCAGGGAATACGTGACACAAAAGAAGATTTTTCCCTATTGATTTTTAGCACAACAAAGGGAGAGTCTATAATGGTAAACAAGGCAGTATTTTAATGTTACAAATTAAAAACAGTATCAAGCTTCAGATTCACAGGACCTGAAGCATCTTCCGTCTAGTTCACTTTAGTAAATAAATGTAATGAGGCAGGATAAACTGATGTTATCTGGGATAGAGTCTTAGGTATATGTGGAACCTGACAAAGATAGGTTTCCCTGCTAAGTTAAAATGACTTTTCACTTATAATCTGAGTTTAATAATTCTACAATTCCAAGGCAAAATTAGTCAATTGTTTTCTCAGACCAAGTTCTGGTCATGGTTAAATAGAGTATTTCAGGaaggcaaataaaatataaaccaaTTACCATAAACATATTGAATATCTACTATGAGCAATGAATTCTATGGAGCAAAGATTAGCTAAAATTCACTCCTGTTCTCATGTAGCAGAATTAAGATTAACTCCCATTCTCAAGTAGAAGTTTACAATCCAGttgaagaataaaatatgtaataaaaatattggtAAGAGTATAAGAGAATAAGTGATAAACATCAAATAGAGTTAGCTAAGTAAATTGAAATTAAATTGAACTCAATATCTTATTTCAGTGATGAACTTCGCAGACGTAATATTGGTGAAAGAAGCAAGATGCAGTTAGTATATACTACATGATTCTATTATATCAAGATCAAGAACAGAGAGAAGTAATTGTAGTGCTAGAAGTCAGAACAGTGGTTACCTCAGGAGAAGATATTGTTAAGAATGAAGCATTAGGAAGCTTTCTGGGTTGGTGGCAAGGGTGTATCAGTTGATCATGGAAGTGGTTACATAGGTATATATAGATGCCAGACTTAGCTGTACTCTGAAGTTTTGTGAACTTTACTAAATTTATAATAAACttacactaaaaataaattttaaatttagaaagtcAAGATCAAACAAGAGAATTCCGCTCCTGCATACATTAATGCCAATTTTCCATAACTCCACTTTGCCCACTTTCCTCTTGACTGGCATCCCTGGACTTGAATGGGCCCACACCTGGATCTCCATACCATTCTGTTGCCTTTATTTGACTGCTCTTTCTGGAAATACTTTGATCCTGTTCATAGTCCTCACTGAGCCAAGCCTCCACGAGCCCATGTACTACTTCCTGTCCATGTTGTCCACCACTGACATTGGCTTATGCATCTCAACACTGGTGACAGTACTGGGAATCTTCTGGGTCAATGCCCGGGAAATCAGCTTCAACGCTTGCTTATCACAGATGTTCTTCATtcacctcttcactttcatggaaTCTTCGGTGCTCCTGGCTATGGCCTTTGACCGTTTTGTGGCCATTTCTAACCCCCTGAGATATGCTACCATTCTAACACACATGAGGATTGCACAGATTGGTCTAGCAGTCATCACCAGGGGGACAGTCATTCTGACACCACTAGTCCTGCTTCTTAAACGTCTATCATTCTGCCATAGTCATGTGCTCCATCACTCCTACTGCTTCCACCCTGATGTGATGAAGCTCTCGCGTTCAGACACAAAGATCAATAGTGTGTTTGGACTAACTGCAATTATCTCTACTGCTGGGGTGGACTCTGTCTTTATCCTGCTTTCCTATGTCTTGATCATTCACTTGGTTCTCAACGTTGCATCCccagaggagaggaagaaggccTTCAGCACCTGCGTTTCTCATATCACTGCTGTGGTCATATTCTACATCCCTTTGATCAGCCTGTCTTTTGTTCACAGATTTGGAAAACATGGTCCATCTTATGTGCCCACACTCATTGCTAATGTATACTTGCTCATCCCTCCTGTGATGAATCCCATCATCTATAGTGTAAAAACAAAGCCAATTCAAAAAGCTATGCTTAAACTTTTACATTTCAAGGGAACTCATTTTTAACTATTCTGCTCTCACAAATATCTATTTCAAAGTCAGTGAAGATTTATCACAAATTGGAGTTATcatttcagttccgttcagtcggtcagtcatgtccaactctttgcaaccccatgaatcacagcacgccaggcatccctgtccattaacaactgccagagttcacccaaattcatgtgcatcgagtcagtgatgccatccaggcatctaatcctctgtaatccccttctcatcctggccccaatccctcgcagcatcagggtcttttccagtgactcaactgtttgcatgagatggccaaggtattggagtttcagccccagcatcattctttccaatgaacgccctggactggtctcctttaggatggactggttggatctccttgcagtccaagagactcgcaagagtcttctccagcatcagagttcaaaagtatcagttcttcagtgctcagtcatcttcacagtccaactctcacatccattcatgaccactggaaaaaccatagccttgactagacagacctttgttggcaaagtaatgtctctgcttttcaatatgctctctaggttggtcataacttttcttccaaagagtaagcatcttttaatttcatgactgcagtcaccatctgcagtgattttggagcccaaaaagataaagcctgccactgttctcactgtttccccatctatttcccatgaactgatgggaccagatgccataatcttcgttttctgaatgttgagctttaagccaactttttcactctccactttcactttcatcaagaggctttttagctcctcttcactttctgccataagggtggtgtcatctgcgtatctgaggttattgatatttctcctggcaatcttgattccagcttgtgcttcttccagcctagcgtctctcatgatgtactctgcataaaagttaaataagcagggtgacagtatacagccttgatgtactccttttcctatttggagcccgtctgttgttccttgtccagttctaactgttacttcctgacctgcatacaggtttctcaagaggcaggtcaggtggtctggtattcccatctctttcagaattttccactaagCATATGCAATTTTATAGTCCAGTGGAAATAAATATTATCCAATTCAGTTATTTCCACGATTTAGTTAATGCCATCTAAGACAATCTTACCTTTTACACCACTAAAATATGAATTCAGAATCTCAGTATCTCTCAGTTAGCCTAATTTTACAGATGACTAACCAAATTCCTTTCTCTAATCATATTTTTGCCCCCAAACACCCATCATTCACTTTGAGATAATTTTCCAAACAGCTGAATcaatttgtattaaaatttaaaaacaaaccaacgAGCATCTCTTTCATGGTTATTCCTCATTCACCaactaaatgaagaagaaattccTGTCTGTGATGAATTCCTCCACAATTCTGGTTCAACTTTGCTATAAACTTTAATCCATCTTTTTATCTCTTCACATATTCTGCAATTCTAAGAAAATCAGTCTGCTAAATgctccatgaacttccagatattcaagctggctttagaaaaggaagaggaactagagatcaaattgccagcatctgctggatcatcaaaaaagcaagcgagttccagaaaaaacatttatttctgcttcattgactatgccaaagcctttgactgtgtggatcacaagaaactgtggaaaactctgagagagatgggaataccagaccacctgacctacctgttgagaaacctatatgcaggtcaggaagcaacagttagaactgggcatggaacaacagacttgttccaagtaggaaaaggagtacgtgaagactgtatattgtcaccctgcttatttaacttctatgcagagaacatcatgagaaacgctgggctggaagaagcacaagctggaatcaagattgccggcagaaatatcaataacctcagatatgcagataacaccacccttatggcagaaagtgaagaggagctaaaaagcctcttgatgaaagtgaaagtggagagtgaaaaagttggcttaaagctcaacattcagaaaacgaagattatggcatctggtcccatcagttcatgggaaatagatgggaaaacagtggcaggctttatctttttgggctccaaaatcactgcagatggtaactgcagccataaaattaaaagatgcttattccttggaaggaaagttatgaccaacctagatagcatattgaaaagcagagacattactttgccaacaaaggtctatctagtcaagattatggtttttccagtggtcatgtatagatacgagagttggactgtgaagaaagctgggcgccgaagaattcgtgcttttgaactgtggtgttggagaaggctct encodes the following:
- the LOC138420173 gene encoding olfactory receptor 51F1-like, producing the protein MPIFHNSTLPTFLLTGIPGLEWAHTWISIPFCCLYLTALSGNTLILFIVLTEPSLHEPMYYFLSMLSTTDIGLCISTLVTVLGIFWVNAREISFNACLSQMFFIHLFTFMESSVLLAMAFDRFVAISNPLRYATILTHMRIAQIGLAVITRGTVILTPLVLLLKRLSFCHSHVLHHSYCFHPDVMKLSRSDTKINSVFGLTAIISTAGVDSVFILLSYVLIIHLVLNVASPEERKKAFSTCVSHITAVVIFYIPLISLSFVHRFGKHGPSYVPTLIANVYLLIPPVMNPIIYSVKTKPIQKAMLKLLHFKGTHF